In the Psychromicrobium lacuslunae genome, GCGGCTTCGCGGTCGGCGTCGAACTGGATCTTGCCCTCGGCGTCGTAAAGGTTGAGCATCGCGTTGAGCTCGTGGTAGCCGAGACCCTGATAGGCCTTGGGCAGTTCCTGCTTGCCGTCCTTAGTTGCGTGCTGGCCCGGCGCGCTATCCACCGCGTCTTCTTCGCTGATCGAAGTCACTTTTTCTGCCGTGTTTGTCATGGTTGTGCCCAAAACTGTTCCAATCCCTGGTGAACTCGGTCCACATCTTCCGCTGTGCCCATAAGCTCAAATCGATAAAGAAGGGGTACCTGACACTTGCTGGCCACAATGTCGCCGGCTAGACAGTAGGTCTCCCCGAAATTCGTATTTCCGGCGGCTATCACGCCGCGGATCAGTGATCGGTTTTGCTCGACGTTGAGGAATTTGATCACTTGCTTGGGCACTGCCCCGTGCCCGGTCTCTCCACCGTAGGTGGGGAGAACTAGAACATAAGGTTCAAGTGCCAGAGTGGTTTCATCTTTGGTCATCACCGGCAATCTGGCCGCTTTGACCCTGAGCTTGTCAACGAAGCGGTGAGTATTGCCTGATACCGAAGAGAAATAGATCACGTTGCTGCTGGTTGGATTCATTGCCTTTGCTTCACCCCCGCTTCAAGGGACGGCGTCGCCGAGCTAGCTAGCCGGACGACGCCGAAGCGAGCTAAGCGACGGAGCTGGTGCTGACGTCGCCGGCCTGGGCGAGTTCTTCGATTTTGTCCGGGCGGAAACCTGACCAGTGGTCCTGCTCGGTCACTACGACCGGAGCCTGCAGGTAACCGAGCGCACGAACACGCTCGAGGGCTTCGGGGTCCTGGGAGAGGTCGACGCTCTGGTAGGTAATACCCTTTTTATCCAGAGCCCGGTAAGTTGCGTTGCACTGCACGCAAGCTGGCTTGGTATAAACCGTAACGGTCATGGTCTTCGTCCCCTTCGCGCGATCAGCTAACTGACCGCCTTGACTTCCTTTAGGTATCACTTTGCTGGTTCCTCAGCCTCGTTCT is a window encoding:
- the nrdI gene encoding class Ib ribonucleoside-diphosphate reductase assembly flavoprotein NrdI, with protein sequence MNPTSSNVIYFSSVSGNTHRFVDKLRVKAARLPVMTKDETTLALEPYVLVLPTYGGETGHGAVPKQVIKFLNVEQNRSLIRGVIAAGNTNFGETYCLAGDIVASKCQVPLLYRFELMGTAEDVDRVHQGLEQFWAQP
- the nrdH gene encoding glutaredoxin-like protein NrdH — encoded protein: MTVTVYTKPACVQCNATYRALDKKGITYQSVDLSQDPEALERVRALGYLQAPVVVTEQDHWSGFRPDKIEELAQAGDVSTSSVA